A region of Rhodospirillaceae bacterium DNA encodes the following proteins:
- the acpS gene encoding holo-ACP synthase has protein sequence MIVGVGSDLIDIRRIRNTLDRFGDRFTHRCFTDVERARADGRRRRAETYAKRFAAKEACAKALGTGFRRGVYWRDMGVVNLPGGKPTMTLTGGAARRLAELLPDGMEGRIDVSITDEPPLAQVIVVISAVPEENGS, from the coding sequence ATGATCGTCGGCGTAGGCAGCGACCTCATCGATATTCGCCGGATCCGCAATACGCTGGACCGGTTCGGCGACCGGTTCACCCACCGGTGTTTCACGGATGTCGAACGGGCACGGGCGGACGGCCGCCGCCGGCGCGCGGAGACCTACGCCAAGCGGTTCGCCGCAAAGGAAGCCTGCGCCAAGGCGCTGGGTACGGGTTTCCGGCGCGGCGTCTACTGGCGGGACATGGGCGTTGTGAACCTGCCCGGCGGCAAGCCGACGATGACGCTCACCGGCGGCGCGGCCCGGCGGCTCGCCGAACTGCTGCCCGACGGCATGGAGGGCCGCATCGACGTTTCGATCACCGACGAGCCGCCGCTCGCGCAGGTGATCGTCGTAATTTCCGCGGTGCCGGAGGAGAATGGTTCCTGA
- a CDS encoding pyridoxine 5'-phosphate synthase — protein sequence MRHLRLGVNIDHVATIRNARGGRHPDPVRAARAAAAAGADGITAHLREDRRHIADPDIVRLVGEIDLPLNLEMAATGEMLAIALRHGPHAACIVPEKREERTTEGGLNVVQGHNHLAPYVRALQKAGIRVSLFIEPDREALDAAVALGAPVVELHTGSFCEADIDGDAAARARELRRLEEAAAHAERLGLECHAGHGLTFDTVGDVAAIPTLVELNIGHFLVGEAIFGGFESAIKRMRSLMDKARAEATGARSA from the coding sequence ATGCGCCATCTGCGGCTCGGCGTGAATATCGATCATGTGGCGACCATCCGGAACGCCCGGGGCGGCCGGCATCCGGACCCGGTGCGCGCTGCCCGGGCTGCGGCAGCGGCCGGCGCCGACGGCATCACCGCCCATCTGCGCGAAGACCGCCGCCATATCGCCGATCCGGATATCGTCCGGCTGGTCGGGGAGATCGACCTGCCGCTCAACCTGGAAATGGCGGCTACCGGGGAGATGCTGGCGATCGCCCTGCGCCACGGCCCCCACGCGGCCTGCATCGTTCCGGAAAAGCGCGAGGAGCGCACGACCGAAGGCGGCCTGAACGTCGTTCAGGGCCACAATCACCTGGCGCCATATGTGCGTGCGCTTCAGAAAGCCGGCATCCGCGTCTCCCTGTTCATAGAGCCGGACCGGGAAGCGCTCGATGCCGCGGTTGCGCTCGGCGCGCCGGTCGTCGAGTTGCACACCGGCTCGTTCTGCGAAGCGGACATCGACGGCGACGCGGCGGCCCGGGCCCGGGAGTTGCGCCGGCTGGAGGAAGCGGCCGCCCATGCCGAACGGCTCGGCCTGGAGTGTCATGCCGGCCACGGACTCACCTTCGATACGGTGGGCGACGTCGCAGCCATTCCGACTCTGGTCGAACTCAATATCGGCCATTTCCTGGTCGGCGAGGCGATATTCGGCGGGTTTGAGAGCGCGATCAAACGGATGCGCAGCCTGATGGACAAGGCCCGCGCCGAGGCGACCGGCGCCCGCAGCGCCTGA